The following are from one region of the Muntiacus reevesi chromosome 3, mMunRee1.1, whole genome shotgun sequence genome:
- the LOC136163256 gene encoding large ribosomal subunit protein uL22-like gives MVRYSLDPENPTKSCKSRGSNLHVHFKNTRETAQAIKGMHIRKATKYLKDVTLKKQCVPFRRYNGGVGRCAQAKQWGWTQCRWPKKSAEFLLHVLKNAESNAELKGLDVDSLVIEHIQVNKAPKMRCRTYRAHGGINPYMSSPCHIEMILTEKEQIVPKPEEEVAQKKKISQKKLKKQNLMARE, from the coding sequence ATGGTGCGCTATTCACTCGacccagaaaaccccacaaaatcatgcaaatcaaGAGGTTCAAATCTTCATGTTCACTTTAAGAACACTCGTGAGACTGCCCAGGCCATAAAGGGTATGCATATCCGAAAAGCCACCAAGTATCTGAAGGATGTCACTTTAAAGAAGCAATGTGTGCCATTCCGTCGTTACAATGGTGGAGTTGGTAGGTGTGCACAGGCCAAACAGTGGGGCTGGACGCAGTGTCGGTGGCCCAAAAAGAGTGCTGAATTTTTACTACACGTGCTCAAAAATGCAGAAAGTAATGCTGAACTTAAGGGCTTAGATGTAGATTCTCTGGTCATTGAGCACATCCAAGTGAACAAAGCCCCCAAGATGCGGTGCAGGACTTACAGAGCTCACGGTGGGATCAACCCCTACATGAGCTCTCCCTGCCACATTGAGATGAtccttactgaaaaagaacagattgttcctaaaccagaagaggaggttgcacagaagaaaaagatatcccagaagaaactgaagaaacaaaaccTTATGGCCCGGGAATAA